A window of Scyliorhinus canicula unplaced genomic scaffold, sScyCan1.1, whole genome shotgun sequence contains these coding sequences:
- the LOC119961341 gene encoding zinc finger protein 229-like, with protein RSHTGERPFTCSTCGKGFAQSSALLGHQRVHTGERPFTCSTCGKGFAKSSNLLSHQRVHTGERPFTCSTCGKGFTESSTLRKHQRIHTGERPFTCIECGKGFTRAFTLLKHQRVHTGERPFTCSTCGKGFTQSFNLLSHQRVHTGERPFTCSTCGKGFTQSSNLLSHQRVHTGERPFTCSMCGKGFTESSTLRKHQRVHTGERPFTCTECGKGFTLSSHLLRHQWVHTGERPFTCSTCGKGFTLSSHLLRHQRVHTGERPFQCPDCGKSYKSSGELMCHQRIHTDERPFRCSQCGTGFRQSSYLTVHQRIHTGERPFTCPKCGKGFTTSSHLLKH; from the coding sequence cgcagtcacactggggagagaccattcacctgctccacctgtgggaagggattcgctcagtcatcCGCCCTGCTcggtcaccagcgagttcacactggtgagagaccgttcacctgctccacgtgtgggaagggattcgctaagtcatccaacctgctgagtcaccagcgagttcacactggggagagaccgttcacctgctccacgtgtgggaagggattcactgagtcatccacattgcggaaacaccagcgaattcacactggggagagaccgttcacctgcatcgagtgtgggaagggattcactcgggcaTTCAcactgctgaaacaccagcgtgttcacactggggagagaccattcacctgctccacgtgtgggaagggattcactcagtcattcaacctgctgagtcaccagcgagttcacactggggagagaccgttcacatgctctacgtgtgggaagggattcactcagtcatccaacctgctgagtcaccagcgagttcacactggggagaggccattcacctgctccatgtgtgggaagggattcactgagtcatccacactgcggaaacaccagcgtgttcacactggggagagaccattcacctgcaccgagtgtgggaagggattcactctgtcatcccacctgctgagacaccaatgggttcacacaggggagagaccgttcacctgctccacgtgtgggaagggattcactttgtcatcccacctgctgagacaccaacgggttcacacaggggagagaccgtttcaatgtccagactgtgggaagagctataaaagttctggggaattgatgtgccatcaacgtattcacactgacgagagaccgttcaggtgctctcagtgtgggactgggttcagacaatcatcttacctcactgtacatcagcgaattcacactggggagaggccattcacctgccccaagtgtgggaagggattcaccacttcatcccacctgctgaaacac